From a single Fulvivirga ulvae genomic region:
- a CDS encoding tetratricopeptide repeat protein, with amino-acid sequence MLTPKPAIVLLLFFLLISCNNDEADPLKKASEDQELESTFEKFQNQFTDREVAYNLLARVKTVAEAKGNYEYLAKYYAGYGYLKRQELHYDQAVTSYQQALELYEDLGDSLHQGWVLNNLGYVFRLGNMPEQALTYFYQAEGYYEGISRQDKLIGLYENIGLIFLDHDDYEVAEKYLQKGLYLSQKYDNSGKIAVFNNLYGKLYFKQGDYDLARTWYLKALEFVQDNLQRAYTLGNIGESYLLEKKPDAAKEWNTKAMHIKESIENADIKPNLNYMGMYQAQKGKYKEALALFDKVVKLSEDNLLEKEMAVAIKNIRGIYNDQSQLRDEKAFERLLYYSDLLQQSNELLLELQKELRTLYDQSLIKKGVADYADLVEKKKQEEQKAMIQTGSGAFIMLTLVLVFFGVKKLRRVSLQRETYRTKIDQDKKMAKELKEEMIQRGILESAES; translated from the coding sequence ATGTTGACTCCTAAACCTGCTATAGTACTCCTACTCTTTTTTCTATTAATTTCCTGTAACAACGACGAAGCAGATCCTCTAAAGAAAGCCTCTGAGGATCAGGAGTTAGAATCTACCTTTGAAAAATTTCAAAACCAATTTACAGATCGTGAAGTAGCTTATAATTTACTTGCCCGTGTTAAAACTGTAGCCGAAGCCAAGGGCAATTACGAATATCTGGCCAAGTACTACGCTGGCTATGGTTACTTGAAAAGACAGGAACTGCATTATGATCAGGCTGTTACATCTTATCAACAGGCTTTAGAACTGTATGAGGATTTAGGTGACTCTCTTCATCAAGGTTGGGTGCTTAATAACTTAGGTTATGTTTTTCGATTAGGCAATATGCCCGAGCAGGCGCTAACCTATTTTTACCAAGCTGAGGGTTATTATGAAGGTATAAGCAGGCAGGATAAACTTATCGGCCTTTATGAAAATATCGGGTTGATCTTTTTAGACCATGATGATTATGAAGTCGCTGAAAAGTATCTGCAAAAAGGATTATATCTCAGTCAAAAGTATGACAATAGTGGAAAGATAGCTGTTTTTAACAACCTCTATGGGAAACTATATTTTAAACAGGGTGACTATGACTTGGCAAGAACATGGTATCTAAAAGCTTTAGAATTTGTGCAAGATAACCTTCAAAGAGCTTATACTTTAGGAAATATTGGAGAATCATACCTGTTGGAAAAAAAGCCTGATGCCGCAAAGGAATGGAATACCAAAGCTATGCACATAAAAGAAAGCATTGAAAATGCAGACATAAAGCCAAACCTCAACTATATGGGTATGTATCAGGCCCAAAAAGGCAAATACAAGGAGGCCTTGGCTCTGTTTGACAAAGTGGTAAAGCTTTCCGAAGACAACCTACTAGAAAAGGAAATGGCCGTTGCCATCAAGAATATCCGCGGAATATACAACGACCAAAGCCAACTTCGTGATGAAAAGGCATTCGAGAGATTGCTCTATTACTCTGACCTGTTACAACAAAGCAATGAATTGTTGTTAGAACTGCAGAAGGAGCTTAGGACACTTTATGATCAAAGCCTGATCAAAAAGGGAGTAGCAGACTATGCTGACTTGGTTGAAAAGAAAAAGCAAGAGGAACAGAAGGCTATGATACAGACAGGTTCCGGCGCGTTTATCATGCTAACTTTGGTTCTCGTGTTTTTCGGTGTAAAAAAACTTAGGAGAGTAAGCCTGCAGCGTGAGACCTACAGGACCAAAATTGATCAGGATAAAAAGATGGCCAAAGAATTAAAAGAAGAAATGATCCAAAGGGGTATTTTAGAAAGCGCAGAATCTTAA
- a CDS encoding helix-turn-helix transcriptional regulator, whose product MTTISEKVLHFRTLNDLSQADLGKKIEEITGESCDRHAISRYENGKRKIPVNYVPVLARIFGISTDELFFSSNELKQQHSDTRSLEVQIAEFKELAATNSSTLSMKALEIIDKAKAEIQDLKGQVKTWQKDAQKYKDELENIKPVIKKIGKYIEQMESFTN is encoded by the coding sequence ATGACAACAATTAGCGAAAAAGTTTTACATTTTCGTACTTTAAATGATTTGTCCCAGGCTGACCTTGGGAAGAAAATAGAGGAAATAACAGGTGAATCGTGCGATAGGCACGCTATTTCCCGGTATGAAAATGGGAAACGCAAAATCCCGGTTAACTATGTGCCGGTTTTGGCTCGTATTTTTGGGATTTCTACTGATGAGTTGTTTTTCTCATCCAATGAACTAAAGCAACAACATAGTGATACTCGCTCTCTGGAGGTACAAATAGCAGAATTTAAGGAGTTGGCAGCCACTAACTCTTCTACCCTGTCGATGAAGGCCCTTGAAATAATCGATAAAGCAAAAGCAGAAATACAAGATTTAAAGGGCCAGGTCAAAACCTGGCAAAAGGATGCTCAGAAATACAAAGACGAGCTTGAAAACATTAAGCCCGTCATCAAGAAAATCGGCAAATACATTGAGCAAATGGAGTCATTTACGAACTGA